Part of the Sporomusa termitida genome, CGAGGCGGCTAAAATAATTGCCAGGGCCAGTGCCCTGCCGGCGGTGTGCGGCCGCGTGTGCCCCCAGGAAAGCCAATGTGAGGGCAAGTGTATTCTTGGTCATAAAGGGGAGGCGGTTGCGATTGGCAAACTGGAACGGTTTGTTGCCGACTGGGCCAGGGAAAACCAGGTGGATATCAGCGCAATAGCAGAAAAAAACGGTAAAAAGATTGCTGTTATCGGCAGTGGGCCGGCAGGGTTAGCCTGTGCCGGTGATCTGGCCCGTAAAGGTTACTCCGTTACTATTTTTGAAGCCCTCCATGAACCAGGCGGTGTGCTTGTTTATGGTATCCCCGAGTTTCGCCTGCCCAAAGAGAAAGTGGTAAAAAATGAGATTGCCAATCTCAAAAAGATGGGTGTTCGCATTGAGACCAATGTCATAATCGGCAAGACAGTAACAATTGACGAACTTTTAAATGAGGAAGGATTTGAAGCCGTATTTATCGGATCCGGGGCCGGACTGCCCAAGTTTATGGGGATTTCAGGCGAGAATGCCAACGGGGTATTTTCGGCTAATGAATTTTTGACCCGCAACAACCTGATGAAAGCATTTAAAACAGAATATGCGACCCCCATTAAAGTGGGAAAAAAAGTTGCGGTTGTCGGTGGTGGCAATGTTGCTATGGATGCCGCCAGAACAGCCGTCCGGCTGGGGGCGGAAACCCATATTGTCTATCGCCGGTCGGAAGCTGAATTGCCGGCACGGGCCGAAGAAGTACACCATGCCCAAGAAGAAGGCATTATTTTTGACGTATTGACAAATCCAACCGAGATTGTGGTAGATGATAAAGGCTGGGTAAGCGGCCTGCGCTGTGTTAAAATGGAACTGGGCGAGCCTGACGCCTCAGGCCGAAGAAAACCTGTTCCAGTACCCGGTTCTGAGTTTATTATGGCAGTAGACACTGTCATTATGTCATTGGGCACTTCACCGAATCCACTCATAGCTTCAACCACCAAGGGGCTTGACGTCAATAAATGGCAATGTATTGTTGCCGATGAAGCAACCGGCCTTACCAGCCGCGAACGTGTCTATGCCGGCGGCGACGCCGTCACCGGTGCCGCCACGGTAATTCTGGCTATGGGGGCAGGTAAAAAAGCGGCCCAGGCCATTGACGACATGCTCACAGGCAACAAATAACAGAACCAAGGGGACGGTTCGAAACCACTGATATAAGCCTGTTTTTTTTAACTAACCTTGGGTAAAAATCGGAGTCAATCGGCAATAGGCTGCAAAATTGACAATTTGTTGCATAAACGCATGGCCGCAAAAGGATATCAGGGCTGCTATCCTTTTCAAATTCACGGCTAAGGCCGTCAGTTTGGCTTGCAGGGACATGCTTTTTAGACCATACCCCCGGGCACGGTCTAATCCATGGAAACGTTTCATTTCCCCGTTCTTCCACTCATGGCTGGCTCGCTTTTTGTACTTTAGCTTGAACTGATCGCTCTTGGCAAGCTGACTATGTTCGTAATATTGCGCGCAGTGTTCACTGACGCGCAGTACTTTTTTCTTCGTATTCTTGCC contains:
- the gltA gene encoding NADPH-dependent glutamate synthase; the encoded protein is MGKAARVPVREQCAQTRVGNFEEVCLGYSLAEAVAEAARCLNCKNAKCVGDCPVAIDIPAFISYVKQGEIAEAAKIIARASALPAVCGRVCPQESQCEGKCILGHKGEAVAIGKLERFVADWARENQVDISAIAEKNGKKIAVIGSGPAGLACAGDLARKGYSVTIFEALHEPGGVLVYGIPEFRLPKEKVVKNEIANLKKMGVRIETNVIIGKTVTIDELLNEEGFEAVFIGSGAGLPKFMGISGENANGVFSANEFLTRNNLMKAFKTEYATPIKVGKKVAVVGGGNVAMDAARTAVRLGAETHIVYRRSEAELPARAEEVHHAQEEGIIFDVLTNPTEIVVDDKGWVSGLRCVKMELGEPDASGRRKPVPVPGSEFIMAVDTVIMSLGTSPNPLIASTTKGLDVNKWQCIVADEATGLTSRERVYAGGDAVTGAATVILAMGAGKKAAQAIDDMLTGNK